A segment of the Mesotoga infera genome:
CGGCAAAGTCCACGGATTATCTACCATTGCCTGTACAGCAGTCTTTGACAATGACGGAAGATTCAACCCAAGATTCGATGAAAGCGACGAAAGCATGATCGAAGGAAGAATGATTGTCGAGGCAATTGGGCAGGCGCCGGACTACGGCTATCTTCCGGAATCGATTAGGGAGAAGGTACAGTTCATACGGGGAAGAATACTCGTGAACGAGAAGGGCCAGACAGATCTTCCATGGCTCTTTGCGGGAGGAGATATCGTGAATGGTCCGGATATCATCCATGGAGTTGCCGACGGTCACAAGGCGGCAGTTGGTATCGACGAGTACCTAAGTAGAGAGGTGAAGTTATGAGCGATCTCAAGAGCATTTTGGAGATAGCACTCAGTTTCGAAAAATCCGGTCAGGAGTTCTACAGAAACAATATGCAGAGGGTCAATCAATCCGTTGCCAAAAAGACCTTCGGATATCTTATGGATATGGAAGCCTCTCATGTGAAGTTCATCGAGGGTATGATCGAAGCTCTTGAAGACAACAAAAAGGTAGATTCTGCCCTTCAGGGAGAAGCGGAGGAGATATTCGTAGAGAGACTGGAATCGCAGGCGCTTTCAAACAACTCTTACAGCAGCGATCTTGCCGATCTTTCGATTCTGAGAATGGCCTACCTCATTG
Coding sequences within it:
- a CDS encoding Rubrerythrin, which translates into the protein MSDLKSILEIALSFEKSGQEFYRNNMQRVNQSVAKKTFGYLMDMEASHVKFIEGMIEALEDNKKVDSALQGEAEEIFVERLESQALSNNSYSSDLADLSILRMAYLIERDFVDYYENASEKVEDMSAKKLMVKLMNWEKGHVSLVRTLMEKIYEKNAIDLGFYPF